Genomic segment of Arctopsyche grandis isolate Sample6627 chromosome 11, ASM5162203v2, whole genome shotgun sequence:
ggagtatgaatacgtccatataatgtaccaaagaatatatggggactgatctagttgtgaaggtgtttttcaccaccagtccgccatgtattatagacgagttcgtctgtgttttagtagttaatactgctgtttgtttgaataaggtactttattgtttgaatatacaagtgtataaatatgttgttgaaGCAGCTGGAATCGTAGTGTTCTCGAGacggctattggctgttgacttggtgtcgtgcgggccgctggatctgcaatgtgtcgttgctctggatccggctatgttcagatgtctctggatatggcagtgtgttgctggctcggcattcggctgagttgcaagcgttcttccattgtagggtagtgtagtggtagctgttcagatgctggatgtcgactgctgTCGTGGTGGCTGCTgcctgttgactggtctgctgctgtgtgtcgactcttgttgctgtgggtcgactgaagttgtttgggaTGGActtccttttatattgtttttggggatcCACGTGACTTGTGTTTGGCGATTGGTTCCGAGAAGTGCACGTGGTGTTTACGTGTGCaagttatgcgaggaatgtggtttagGGTAGAAGTTTCTCGAATgtgtggcgtcgttccactcgatttagtttaatggatgcaggtgttcttcgacttcgtgtcgttctgcttggtttgttggggtggaatatgctcgaatgtttggcgtcgttccactcgatttagtttaatggatgcaggtgttcttcgacttgagatgacgtcaatggttgagcgtgagaaatgtattctccgtcgcaatagatttcgatagtttcgattgcggtgacgagattcctacaaatactatccgcacttacatgacacctgcaggatacgggccgtactggataggtatgaacagaccttagtACGGTCTAAGCTTAAAATCAAACGAATGCTATAAAAATTGCACGCCGAGCTACATCGAATATGTCCACTACTTAAACAAGCATTAAACGAGTATTTTAAGTAGAGAAAAGGCAAACGATGAGGATGATTTGTTGTcggaaatttatttcaattatgtcAATTAAGGCTATATTCAATTATGTGAATAAAGCCTATTTTTGGCATTTGTACAcatataatttgttttaaaagttTCTACGCAGAGCACGGATCAATTCAAAACAGTTTTATTCAATCTTCCGATTCGATTAAAATACAAGCAAAGTTCAGCGTTGAGCGATTTGAGTTGGTAGTAGTGGGCGTGTGTGTGAGGTGAGGTCgctgtgggtgtgtgtgtgtgtgtgggcgAGTGCAGACTTCGCCGGGTGATTCTGACAGTAGTTTCGCCCCCCGCGGCTCTGCCCCCTCCGACACCCAGACATCGCCCCCCAACTCCGCTGGCTGCGGAGCCTTCGATCGACGTCGTTGTCGAAGATCTGAACGCTCCAACCCTCGGACCCTCGAACACAAACACGTATGACACGCCCGTGAGAGCTCATCATCATTTCCGCTTATTAGCACAGGTAGAGTCTACATTCGAGTGCACTTGTCATTTCCCACTATCTACACTACGCTAAGGGTATCTCATATTTCCTCATTTTTATTTGCTATATTTTCCTATTTGCAAATGCTTCATTTTAATAccgttgatattatttatttttttctgaatttattCATCCGTCTTTTTACAGAggtatctatgtacgtacaaatCGTTTATCTACAGTAGAGTCTCAATAATCTGACCTTGTGCAATCGATGGTGAAATTATGAAACGAACTGATTTATGATTGtaatggaaataaaataatcttaaattAGTTCCATATTATCAACAATCAAATATACCTTTGTATACACTTCACATTTCATGCAAGTCTGATGCAATACTGATATGCGCAAGCTGCAGCCGGTGTGAGACAAGTAATGCAAGAGGATATAGAAACGGAGTATATTATTCGTGCTATCTATACATAAGTAAGAGGATCCAACAACTTTTCTTCTGTGAACATGTTGAAAAGATTTCATAGAACATTACCGCACATTCTTACTACCGTATCAATAACTTAACTTGTATGATTCTTGTATTAAGTAAATCTAAGAGAtggtattcaaaatatataaatatattcaagtaGTTTTGAACCTAAAAATAGTTGAAATAGATGTAAAATAACATTCGGATTGCTATGCAATGTTCAAGACCACTATACACGCCATCTGCACTATTGGTATTTTGAGCATGACGTCTATAGCAGTCATCCACAAGGGAAGGGTTAAATAAGTCTGGCTTCAAATATAAAATGCcatatattgaaattgttaTCTTATTTGAAAAGTTGTCGAGTATagaaaaatgcattgaaatatactattatacataataatgctATTTAAGAATCAAATAAAGCCAAGAAATATGATTTAGACAGTAGTATTAGTCTCCGAGTATTAAATATTGGCTTTTGATTTTGTATTGGCATCTTTTTAAAgtcgattttttatttgattagtttttcaatgttaatttttatatattttttacttctttttaaatttgtttcattttccTCTACGATTTCGTAGTAtggatttcatattttaattatcaaGTCAGATTATTGGGACTCTACAGATAGTAATAAAACACACTAGAATGTggaaattttttcattatttggttttgcttgaaactataaaattttccataaatatatatgtatatttcttcaaCATTATGTCTCTTTATAAATAGTGAatgacttttttcaaatcttttTCACTAccaataatacttttttttaatataagtaactTTTTCTTTCAACTTTACTACATAGTTTTAATTATAGGTGAATTATTTGAACtcattgaataaattaatcttAATATGTAGTTAAACTCGGAATgaataatgtttttttgtaCCATACATTCAACTGATGAtcaattcttattattttatttgttaacgatggttatttgtatattaatttcaGATTTAAAATCTCTACAATGGCCGAATTAGCATCACTGTTGGAGGTAGAAATACCTGAAGGCAGAAATAATCTGACTGATAGTCATTCCAATCTCGAAAGGGTGGCGGAATACTGCGAAGCCAACTATTTCCAATCGGACAACAAAAAACTAGCCTTGGAGAGTACTAAAAATTACACGACACAGTCGTTGGCCAGCGTCGCGTATCAAATCAACACGCTAGCTTTTAACTTTTTGCAATTGCTCGACTTTCAAAACAATCAACTGGCCGAAATGGAGAGTCAAATGAATCACATCGCACAAACCGTCATGATACACAAAGAGAAGGTGGCGCGTCGGGAGATCGGAGTGTTGACCGCCAACAAAGTCATCAATAGGCAATATAAAATCATCGCTCCCGCAAATCCGGAGAAACCGATAAAATACGTGCGCAAAAGCATCGATTATAACGGTCATTATTATTCTTTGAAGTGTCAAATGTATTCGATTCGATTCTGTCCTGCGATTATACCATCCTTATACGTATGTCTTCAGCTTTGGACGAGATCGGTCACGGTGTACGTTGGGTAGGCGGCACTCCTCGCCAGCGTCAAAGGGGATCTCAACCGCCCACCGCACTTCCTGCACCGACTACTAAACCTCCGACTCCACCTCAGGCTACACGCGTGCCGACTCCAGGTGGAACTCTCGGAAAAGGTGGATTGTTGGTCGGAACTCTAGGTATAATGTTTTTCATAATAGGCGTTGCATCGGCGATACAcacatttgtttatatattttcatgtgTATCTGTTATAGGCAAAAGTGGTTCTAGGGAGTATCGTACTCCTCCTGCTGTAGCACCACCACAAGTTCCATCTCATTATGCGCCTAATTATCCTGTAGGTCATCCGCATCATAATTCCACCGTGCAAAGGCGCGGACCAGGATATTCTACACTTCCAATTGTACATCCGCAGGTAtacattgtttattttcaaGCTTCGTAATATCAGTACATTCTCAATTCCcagaaatctatatatgtatatatatacaaatgttacagtccaagtgtatactgtggcatattttaattctcccattcctcgaggcctcttaaattcactgtatggtgccattgacatttgtcatatCTCTTTTCATTCGCTGTACCGCTTCCTCGGTTACAGGGGTCGCGATCAACTAGTTAATAGttgacaattttaattgttaacttggctgttatatttttatttaatataacattctagtttgttcatacacaaaccaatctggccagttttaGTGTACATAAAAGAACAAATAGACATACTAGTTAAACAGGAATTATAgaaacgttgtaatgtggtttccataggatttcctatttaaatacttggcgttttgacagctaaaagttttaGGCGACACTTactgagtctatttgaagatagcttttgactgttagcccttaaactaaaaccaatagctcgtgtatgaacaaactagtacatTCATGAACCAACCGGACTGAATACTTGAACtacatgtaacatatgtattttttatattctattctgtatatatttttcaaaatatataaagttaatatatgtacaagtctattATTTAGTAAATGGACTATTAATTTTATGGTGGATTATGATTATTGAATAAAGGAAAGCatgttatgtaaatatttatttataattcaaagGTT
This window contains:
- the Abi gene encoding tyrosine kinase Abl isoform X1, which encodes MAELASLLEVEIPEGRNNLTDSHSNLERVAEYCEANYFQSDNKKLALESTKNYTTQSLASVAYQINTLAFNFLQLLDFQNNQLAEMESQMNHIAQTVMIHKEKVARREIGVLTANKVINRQYKIIAPANPEKPIKYVRKSIDYNALDEIGHGVRWVGGTPRQRQRGSQPPTALPAPTTKPPTPPQATRVPTPGGTLGKGGLLVGTLGKSGSREYRTPPAVAPPQVPSHYAPNYPVGHPHHNSTVQRRGPGYSTLPIVHPQVGMVHPTQHTLQSMGYNQQDILSNMPPPPSPLIGADGSDHGQHMMHHGTQRMSTSSSVSVGNRGGSVSPPLPPPPPPDEDEHAAFGRPRQGHMSQGTQGVVISHTQHYQPGQGTVSGMMPTIVPDEEDLPGWVPKNYIEKVVAIYDYYADKEDELSFQESAVVYVLKKNDDGWWEGVMDGITGLFPGNYVEPCV
- the Abi gene encoding tyrosine kinase Abl isoform X2, producing the protein MAELASLLEVEIPEGRNNLTDSHSNLERVAEYCEANYFQSDNKKLALESTKNYTTQSLASVAYQINTLAFNFLQLLDFQNNQLAEMESQMNHIAQTVMIHKEKVARREIGVLTANKVINRQYKIIAPANPEKPIKYVRKSIDYNALDEIGHGVRWVGGTPRQRQRGSQPPTALPAPTTKPPTPPQATRVPTPGGTLGKGGLLVGTLGKSGSREYRTPPAVAPPQVPSHYAPNYPVGHPHHNSTVQRRGPGYSTLPIVHPQVGMVHPTQHTLQSMGYNQQDILSNMPPPPSPLIGADGSDHGQHMMHHGTRMSTSSSVSVGNRGGSVSPPLPPPPPPDEDEHAAFGRPRQGHMSQGTQGVVISHTQHYQPGQGTVSGMMPTIVPDEEDLPGWVPKNYIEKVVAIYDYYADKEDELSFQESAVVYVLKKNDDGWWEGVMDGITGLFPGNYVEPCV